One genomic region from Haloplasma contractile SSD-17B encodes:
- a CDS encoding phosphotransferase enzyme family protein yields the protein MNKTVLENWDIGNLVECKTLNTKVSLIETEDHVYILKLKKDSEHKSNMESLKTEHKLIKYLLGEGLNVPRPIKTKQGTDVVSINNDLYCLYEYIEGSHVLNHYEADDLNGLAYKYGEAISKLHKGLAIITDFVDAKVTHFLKDVNAWAIPLLEEHDYIEEKLQEVIDYVTQYELIYESLPKQLIHRDLHPNNLLLQAGVVSGFLDFEISVKGIRLFDLCYACTALLGEAVEGVFNKDYTKIEKWKMYVSYLMKGYHNHNELTEEEIDCIPLIMILIQFIMSAYFLSTDESDLTHQNLDSLKWVYENRKRLVKQVYKEVISLEN from the coding sequence ATGAATAAAACAGTCTTAGAGAATTGGGATATCGGTAACTTAGTGGAATGTAAAACTTTAAATACGAAGGTATCGTTAATTGAAACTGAAGATCATGTATATATCCTTAAATTAAAAAAAGATAGTGAACATAAGTCTAATATGGAAAGTCTAAAAACAGAGCATAAATTAATTAAGTACTTACTAGGTGAAGGACTAAATGTACCACGTCCTATAAAAACTAAACAAGGAACCGATGTTGTTAGTATTAATAATGATTTATATTGTCTATATGAATACATTGAAGGAAGTCATGTATTAAACCATTATGAAGCTGATGACCTTAATGGATTGGCTTATAAGTATGGAGAGGCGATTAGTAAACTACATAAGGGATTAGCTATCATTACAGATTTTGTTGATGCAAAAGTAACGCATTTTCTAAAAGATGTGAATGCATGGGCTATTCCACTATTAGAAGAACATGATTACATTGAAGAGAAACTTCAAGAAGTTATTGACTATGTCACACAGTATGAATTAATCTATGAGAGTTTACCGAAACAGTTGATTCATCGTGACTTACATCCAAACAATTTATTACTTCAAGCAGGAGTTGTATCTGGATTTTTAGACTTTGAAATATCTGTGAAAGGGATACGTTTGTTTGATCTTTGTTATGCTTGTACAGCTCTTTTAGGTGAGGCAGTAGAAGGTGTTTTTAATAAAGACTATACGAAAATTGAGAAGTGGAAGATGTATGTGAGTTATTTAATGAAAGGGTATCACAATCATAATGAACTTACAGAAGAAGAAATTGATTGTATACCACTCATTATGATTTTAATACAATTCATTATGAGTGCTTATTTCCTAAGCACTGATGAAAGTGATTTAACGCATCAGAACCTAGATTCATTAAAATGGGTGTATGAGAATAGAAAAAGGTTAGTCAAACAGGTCTATAAGGAAGTGATATCCTTAGAGAATTAA
- a CDS encoding GNAT family N-acetyltransferase: MNGPAYTIKSKRVLMRCLQPEDAEPLKQAIDESLDHLKRWMKWAKYEPEPLDFKLERIRRYRAKFDLDQQYTYGIFLKDTKKLIGITRLTSKHFNGDFEVGYWIHKDFLNNGYCTEAIQAIVKAAFTINEVERLEIHCDPINTSSKRIPEKLGFMNEGIIRKSELSKDGLREQSMVWSMFIEEYHNSIIKECYIEAYDALNRKLL; the protein is encoded by the coding sequence ATGAATGGACCGGCTTATACCATTAAATCAAAGCGCGTACTTATGAGATGCCTGCAACCAGAAGATGCAGAACCATTAAAACAAGCAATTGATGAGAGTTTAGACCATTTAAAGAGATGGATGAAGTGGGCTAAATACGAACCTGAACCACTTGATTTTAAGCTTGAACGTATTCGTAGATATCGTGCTAAGTTTGATTTAGACCAACAATATACTTACGGAATCTTTCTAAAAGATACAAAAAAGCTTATTGGTATTACACGCTTGACAAGTAAGCATTTTAATGGAGATTTTGAAGTTGGTTATTGGATTCATAAGGATTTTTTAAATAATGGATATTGTACCGAGGCAATTCAAGCTATTGTTAAAGCGGCTTTTACCATCAATGAGGTAGAACGACTTGAAATACATTGTGACCCTATTAACACTTCTAGTAAGCGCATACCCGAGAAACTTGGGTTTATGAATGAGGGAATTATTCGAAAGTCTGAACTCTCAAAGGATGGGTTACGCGAACAGAGTATGGTATGGTCTATGTTTATTGAGGAATACCATAACTCGATCATAAAAGAGTGTTATATTGAAGCATATGATGCACTTAATCGCAAATTATTATAA
- a CDS encoding DUF2188 domain-containing protein: MPYSEDNYPNTMKNLSSKIRKKAIEIVNAMIDEGYDESQAIPIAIKQAKDFAATHNRPFGHEITHHLVFNDGKWVIKKEHAKRASFTFDTKEEAMNHLKEMTEKEPIKTMIHDAKGNFQKIY; this comes from the coding sequence GTGCCTTATTCAGAGGACAATTATCCAAATACGATGAAAAATCTATCGTCAAAGATTCGGAAAAAGGCTATCGAAATTGTGAACGCAATGATTGATGAAGGTTATGATGAAAGCCAGGCAATCCCGATCGCTATCAAGCAAGCAAAGGATTTTGCAGCGACACATAATCGCCCTTTTGGTCATGAAATCACACATCACTTGGTTTTTAATGATGGTAAATGGGTCATTAAAAAGGAACATGCTAAACGCGCAAGTTTCACATTTGATACGAAGGAAGAGGCGATGAATCATTTGAAAGAAATGACAGAAAAAGAACCAATTAAAACAATGATTCACGATGCTAAAGGAAACTTTCAAAAGATCTATTAA